Proteins encoded by one window of Manihot esculenta cultivar AM560-2 chromosome 10, M.esculenta_v8, whole genome shotgun sequence:
- the LOC110625034 gene encoding uncharacterized protein LOC110625034 isoform X2 yields the protein MGRRKQARPHRSGGVTIANSDAAAVELDKQKVPETETADQGEFVTIDRPYYVEVDRSNWVSNEHLDISEVILNDMNFREAYSSFSINADIYQSRYSLRFRVCNVDEFVIDRIKLGHWPVLSSSDVSLELIEKCMVEDGEMQSVILSGSFDGPNEGITGLVHLTSMQFLTVRPVLGFKCSEEVVPVRVRVEILKKAFDACESLLENTRQLWKKSMMSVMAWLRPEVMTSEARYGVTKSTEMAVDMVADIGNDTSNSRKRARLDVAGFYEAIKPSKSAPMLDNDISDLLPVLRPYQRRAAFWMLQQEKRDSEDSGEEHRSQFFSPLCMPVTFLDSSSTMFYNPFSGNVSLSPEFTSPYISGGILADEMGLGKTVELLACIFAHRKSACEDGIFVDNAWQGTGDHKVNIRRLKIERVECICGAVSESYRYRGLWVQCDICDAWQHADCVGYSAKGKKKRSTIEVEKHRKKTTISFVERDGDHICQMCSELIQATDSPIATGATIIICPAPILPQWHAEIARHTRPGSLKTCVYEGVRDTSLSNKSIVDISELVNADIVLTTYDVLKEDLSHDCDRHEGDRRILRFQKRYPVIPTLLTRIFWWRVCLDEAQMVESNATAATEMAHRLPARHRWCITGTPIQRKLDDLYGLIRFLKATPFNVSRWWVDVVRNPYERRDVGAMEFTHKFFKQIMWRSSKVHVADELQLPPQEECVSWLTFSAIEEHFYQRQHETCVSYAREVIESLKDDILKRSVSGSSPADTLPDPFITHAEAAKLLNSLLKLRQACCHPQVGSSGLRSVQQSPMTMQEILMVLVGKTKIEGEEALRKSVVALNALAGIGIIEQNFSQAISLYREALALTEEHSEDFRLDPLLNIHIHHNLAEILLKVTNCPSQLSSNGEQLLENSEKGSKLLSIEKCDMNVVKRRKVSGEHDSDYTDDAENTVVLSKYSLNGDQAIAGKSDVSSMPFSEGLLRATCEELKQKYLSVFTAKLFMAQEDFRKSYRQVCNAFSDRENQDTAWWLDALHHAELNNEFSRDLMRKIEEAVLGTLNNARSSRIASRFRSMAALKYHIQTRLDQLETSRKILLDRLLEIDQLMEKPKQEDIERVRYCRSCQAIDDGPTCIHCELEELFKDYEARLFRLNKLHGEIITSAEEAVDLQKKNSALNRFYWNLSGPNKNPTPFGDANETSKKRDAGERVVVSKSPSELEVILGVMKSYCKVQLGKEGITAASKQLHILEAMRKEYSHARSLAVSQAQLLRAHDEIRMATSRLHLREDENDNSVDALGPNELESANVLHSNEKFISLTMLSRIKGRLRYLKDLSTKQIIGRGHESEGLYILDQQLPRSLACSTRLTPFDVHCRWGHPSLSVLKRLYPQFHFLICFR from the exons ATGGGTAGAAGGAAGCAAGCCCGCCCACATCGGTCTGGTGGAGTAACTATAGCAAACAGTGATGCTGCTGCAGTAGAATTGGATAAACAGAAAGTACCTGAGACTGAAACAGCAGACCAGGGGGAATTTGTTACTATTGATAGACCATATTATGTGGAAGTTGATAGGAGTAATTGGGTTTCAAATGAGCACCTCGACATATCTGAAGTCATCTTAAATGACATGAATTTTAGGGAAGCATATTCTAGTTTCAGCATAAATGCAGACATTTATCAGTCTAGGTATTCCTTAAGGTTTCGAGTGTGCAATGTCGATGAGTTTGTTATTGATCGTATTAAGTTAGGTCATTGGCCTGTGCTTTCCTCCAGTGATGTATCTTTGGAGTTgattgagaaatgcatggttgAGGATGGCGAAATGCAATCAGTAATTCTGTCTGGCAGTTTTGATGGACCAAATGAGGGTATTACTGGTCTTGTTCACTTGACAAGTATGCAGTTTTTGACAGTGAGGCCAGTTCTGGGGTTTAAATGTTCAGAGGAGGTGGTGCCTGTGAGAGTGAGGGTGGAGATACTTAAAAAAGCTTTTGATGCTTGTGAGTCCCTTCTAGAAAATACCAGACAACTATGGAAGAAGAGTATGATGAGTGTGATGGCTTGGCTACGACCAGAAGTAATGACTTCAGAGGCTAGGTATGGGGTTACTAAATCTACAGAAATGGCAGTCGACATGGTTGCAGATATAGGAAATGATACCTCCAACTCCAGGAAACGAGCAAGGCTTGATGTTGCTGGTTTCTATGAAGCCATTAAACCATCGAA ATCTGCTCCTATGCTTGACAATGACATATCCGACTTGCTCCCTGTGCTGAGACCATATCAGCGTCGTGCAGCTTTCTGGATGTTACAACAAGAGAAAAGAGATTCAGAAGATTCAGGGGAAGAGCACAGAAGTCAATTCTTTTCCCCCTTGTGTATGCCTGTGACTTTTCTTGACAGTAGTTCAACAATGTTCTATAATCCATTTAG TGGCAATGTTTCGTTGTCCCCGGAGTTCACTTCACCTTATATCTCTGGTGGGATTCTGGCTG ATGAGATGGGTTTGGGCAAGACTGTTGAACTGCTTGCTTGCATATTTGCTCATCGGAAGTCAGCATGTGAAGATGGCATCTTTGTTGATAATGCATGGCAGGGTACTGGAGATCATAAAGTTAATATTAGAAGATTGAAAATAGAACGTGTTGAGTGCATATGTGGAGCTGTGAGTGAAAGTTACCGATATAGAGGACTCTGGGTGCAGTGTGACATTTGTGATGCTTGGCAACATGCAGACTGTGTTGGTTATTCAGCcaaaggaaaaaagaagagaTCAACAATTGAGGTGGAAAAGCATAGAAAGAAAACTACAATCAGTTTTGTTGAGAGAGATGGGGATCATATTTGTCAGATGTGCTCTGAATTGATACAAGCAACTGACTCTCCCATAGCTACTGGTGCCACCATTATTATCTGTCCAGCTCCTATATTGCCCCAGTGGCATGCTGAAATTGCACG TCATACACGCCCAGGTTCCTTAAAAACTTGTGTGTATGAAGGTGTGCGAGATACATCTCTTTCAAATAAATCTATAGTGGATATTAGTGAACTTGTCAATGCTGACATTGTACTGACAACATATGATGTACTTAAAGAGGACTTATCACATGATTGTGATAGGCATGAAGGTGATCGACGCATCCTGCGATTCCAGAAGAG GTATCCTGTTATTCCAACTCTTCTCACCAGAATATTTTGGTGGAGGGTTTGCTTGGATGAGGCTCAAATGGTGGAGAGTAATGCTACCGCTGCGACGGAAATGGCTCACCGATTGCCTGCTAGGCACCGTTGGTGTATTACAGGGACTCCAATACAAAGGAAACTTGATGACTTGTATGGCCTTATAAGATTCCTTAAAGCTACCCCTTTCAATGTTTCTCGTTGGTGGGTTGATGTTGTAAGAAATCCATATGAG AGGAGAGATGTAGGAGCAATGGAATTTACTCACAAATTCTTCAAACAAATCATGTGGCGTTCTTCAAAGGTACATGTTGCAGATGAGTTGCAACTCCCACCTCAAGAAGAGTGCGTCTCCTGGCTCACTTTTTCAGCAATTGAAGAGCACTTTTATCAGAGACAGCATGAAACTTGTGTGAGTTATGCCCGTGAAGTCATTGAAAGTCTGAAAGATGATATTCTCAAAAGAAGTGTCTCTG GTTCTTCACCTGCTGATACTTTGCCCGACCCTTTCATCACCCATGCAGAGGCTGCAAAGCTGCTTAACTCACTCTTGAAGCTTCGTCAAGCTTGCTGCCACCCTCAAGTAGGAAGTTCAGGGCTGCGTTCTGTGCAACAATCCCCCATGACTATGCAAGAAATACTAATG GTTCTTGTTGGGAAGACAAAGATAGAAGGGGAGGAAGCTCTCAGGAAGTCAGTTGTTGCGTTAAACGCACTTGCAGGGATAGGTATCATTGAGCAAAATTTTTCTCAAGCTATATCACTGTACAGAGAAGCATTGGCTCTAACTGAAGAGCACTCTGAAGATTTTCGCCTAGACCCTTTGCTGAATATTCATATTCATCATAACCTTGCTGAGATACTACTGAAGGTCACCAACTGCCCATCCCAACTCTCCTCAAATGGAGAACAACTGCTTGAAAACTCTGAAAAAGGTTCTAAGCTACTTAGTATTGAAAAATGTGACATGAATGTAGTGAAGAGGCGAAAAGTTAGTGGAGAGCATGATTCAGATTACACTGACGATGCTGAAAATACAGTAGTTTTATCAAAATATAGCTTAAATGGAGACCAGGCAATCGCTGGTAAATCTGATGTATCATCTATGCCCTTCAGTGAGGGATTGTTGCGGGCAACATGCGAGGAGCTAAAACAGAAATACCTATCTGTGTTTACTGCAAAGCTCTTTATGGCTCAAGAAGACTTCAGAAAGTCATACAGGCAG GTTTGTAATGCATTTAGTGATAGAGAAAATCAAGATACAGCTTGGTGGTTGGATGCTCTTCATCATGCTGAACTGAACAATGAATTCTCAAGAGACCTGATGAGAAAAATTGAAGAGGCTGTCTTAGGAACTCTCAACAATGCGAGGTCATCGAGAATTGCGTCCCG TTTCCGAAGCATGGCTGCTTTAAAGTACCATATTCAGACTCGTTTGGACCAATTGGAAACCTCGAGAAAAATATTACTCGATCGACTTCTGGAAATTGATCAGTTAATGGAGAAACCAAAACAAGAGGATATTGAACGTGTGAGATACTGTCGAAGTTGTCAAGCTATTGATGATGGTCCCACATGTATTCATTGTGAACTAGAAGAATTATTTAAG GATTATGAGGCAAGGTTGTTTCGGCTTAACAAACTGCATGGAGAGATCATTACTTCTGCTGAAGAGGCAGTAGATCTGCAGAAGAAGAACTCTGCACTAAATCGTTTCTATTGGAATTTATCTGGGCCAAATAAAAATCCAACCCCATTTGGTGATGCTAATGAAACATCAAAAAAGAGAGATGCTGGAGAAAGAGTAGTG GTTTCAAAATCACCATCTGAATTGGAAGTCATTCTTGGAGTTATGAAGAGTTACTGCAAAGTTCAGTTGGGAAAGGAAGGAATTACAGCAGCCAGCAAGCAGCTACACATTCTGGAG GCAATGAGGAAGGAGTACAGCCATGCAAGATCCCTGGCGGTTTCTCAAGCTCAACTTCTGCGTGCTCATGATGAAATTAGGATGGCAACTTCACGTTTACATCTAAGAGAAGATGAGAATGATAACTCAGTTGATGCTTTAGGTCCAAACGAATTGGAGTCTGCTAATGTGCTACATTCCAATGAAAAATTCATTTCCTTGACCATGTTGTCACGTATAAAAGGGAGGCTTCGATATTTGAAG gatctttcgacg